The following are from one region of the Etheostoma spectabile isolate EspeVRDwgs_2016 chromosome 15, UIUC_Espe_1.0, whole genome shotgun sequence genome:
- the LOC116703393 gene encoding zinc finger protein 436 isoform X1, translating to MADLTTFNNELTLIINNLAKAVVTEVDKVSLNEQNPVTEDKLRTLVDSLCAEAVDKILKMVKLATGKQKEPPGDLKDPHESDESSECLPKPTEGGAGGGESPPTEKTYILVFRNAAVDSKCLLVPLQSAANANANGENKTVSMDATGEATTLHSEHSTASPPTKDDIPDHKYARPSSPSPPRAASTAGGRVSRRRNSRSATKLSASQSETAQSYYQCSRCGMLFPNTERLSDHERKSHPVCSVCGTEFTSHLKLREHVTKEHGLLPYTCDYCPKRFNHKAHRNLHVKARHTGEKTCHCDVCGKGYSCISMMKTHRMTHFEKTFICDVCGKSFYHAGHLTRHKVVHQEERPYQCSTCGKGFNQAANLHTHQAIHTGERQLCSICGKSFRFLKNHVISKHSNDLPVGELPARDVIITCEVCGKTFPHLSYFKIHQRRHTGEKPFPCDICGKSYSMKQQLRDHRYTHTGEKPYRCTLCSKTFHLATSFMRHRSIHTGETPYSCLDCGKHFRLLTFLKAHLQTKAHLKQTQTATSDL from the exons ATGGCCGATTTAACCACTTTTAACAACGAACTCACGCTCATCATTAACAACCTGGCCAAGGCGGTGGTGACGGAGGTGGACAAAGTCTCTTTGAATGAACAAAATCCCGTAACCGAG GACAAACTCAGGACTCTGGTGGACAGTTTGTGTGCTGAAGCCGTTGATAAAATCCTGAAGATGGTTAAGCTGGCTACTGGGAAGCAGAAAGAGCCTCCAGGAGACCTGAAGGATCCGCATGAGTCTGATGAGAGCAGCGAATGTTTACCGAAGCCGACAGAAG GTGGAGCAGGTGGAGGAGAGAGCCCCCCCACAGAGAAGACCTACATCCTGGTTTTCAGG aaCGCTGCTGTTGACTCCAAGTGTCTGCTGGTGCCACTGCAGAGCgctgctaatgctaatgctaacg GTGAAAATAAAACCGTCTCCATGGATGCGACAGGTGAAGCCACGACTCTGCACAGTGAGCACTCCACTGCCTCCCCTCCCACGAAGGATGATATCCCAGACCACAAGTATGCTCGGCCCTCTTCGCCGTCGCCGCCCCGCGCCGCCTCAACTGCGGGGGGCCGAGTCTCACGGCGCCGCAACAGCAGGTCGGCAACAAAACTCAGCGCGTCTCAGAGTGAGACAGCACAAAGTTACTACCAGTGTTCGCGGTGTGGAATGCTGTTTCCCAACACAGAGCGACTCTCTGACCACGAGAGGAAGTCTCACCCGGTGTGCTCGGTTTGCGGAACAGAATTTACCAGCCACCTCAAACTCCGCGAACATGTGACGAAAGAACACGGGCTGCTGCCGTACACCTGCGACTACTGCCCCAAGAGGTTCAACCACAAGGCTCACCGCAACCTGCACGTGAAGGCGCGGCACACCGGGGAGAAAACCTGCCACTGCGACGTCTGCGGCAAAGGTTACTCCTGCATCAGCATGATGAAAACACACAGGATGACCCACTTCGAGAAGACGTTCATCTGCGACGTCTGCGGAAAGAGCTTCTACCACGCCGGTCACCTGACGCGCCACAAAGTGGTGCACCAGGAGGAACGGCCGTACCAATGCTCCACCTGCGGGAAAGGCTTcaaccaggccgccaacctgcaCACCCACCAGGCCATCCACACCGGGGAGCGGCAGCTCTGCTCCATCTGCGGCAAGAGCTTCCGCTTCCTGAAGAACCACGTCATCAGCAAACACTCAAACGATCTCCCTGTCGGCGAGCTGCCGGCCAGAGATGTCATCATCACCTGCGAGGTGTGCGGGAAGACGTTCCCTCACTTGTCGTATTTTAAAATTCACCAGAGGAGGCACACGGGTGAGAAACCGTTCCCCTGCGACATCTGCGGAAAGAGTTACTCTATGAAGCAACAGCTGAGGGACCACAGGTACACCCACACCGGGGAGAAACCCTACAGGTGTACCCTCTGCTCCAAAACCTTCCACCTGGCCACCAGCTTCATGAGGCACCGTAGCATCCACACCGGAGAGACACCGTACAGCTGCCTCGACTGCGGCAAACACTTCCGCCTGCTCACCTTCCTGAAGGCTCACCTACAGACCAAAGCTCACCTGAAGCAGACACAGACCGccacctctgacctctga
- the LOC116703393 gene encoding zinc finger protein 436 isoform X2, whose translation MADLTTFNNELTLIINNLAKAVVTEVDKVSLNEQNPVTEDKLRTLVDSLCAEAVDKILKMVKLATGKQKEPPGDLKDPHESDESSECLPKPTEGGGESPPTEKTYILVFRNAAVDSKCLLVPLQSAANANANGENKTVSMDATGEATTLHSEHSTASPPTKDDIPDHKYARPSSPSPPRAASTAGGRVSRRRNSRSATKLSASQSETAQSYYQCSRCGMLFPNTERLSDHERKSHPVCSVCGTEFTSHLKLREHVTKEHGLLPYTCDYCPKRFNHKAHRNLHVKARHTGEKTCHCDVCGKGYSCISMMKTHRMTHFEKTFICDVCGKSFYHAGHLTRHKVVHQEERPYQCSTCGKGFNQAANLHTHQAIHTGERQLCSICGKSFRFLKNHVISKHSNDLPVGELPARDVIITCEVCGKTFPHLSYFKIHQRRHTGEKPFPCDICGKSYSMKQQLRDHRYTHTGEKPYRCTLCSKTFHLATSFMRHRSIHTGETPYSCLDCGKHFRLLTFLKAHLQTKAHLKQTQTATSDL comes from the exons ATGGCCGATTTAACCACTTTTAACAACGAACTCACGCTCATCATTAACAACCTGGCCAAGGCGGTGGTGACGGAGGTGGACAAAGTCTCTTTGAATGAACAAAATCCCGTAACCGAG GACAAACTCAGGACTCTGGTGGACAGTTTGTGTGCTGAAGCCGTTGATAAAATCCTGAAGATGGTTAAGCTGGCTACTGGGAAGCAGAAAGAGCCTCCAGGAGACCTGAAGGATCCGCATGAGTCTGATGAGAGCAGCGAATGTTTACCGAAGCCGACAGAAG GTGGAGGAGAGAGCCCCCCCACAGAGAAGACCTACATCCTGGTTTTCAGG aaCGCTGCTGTTGACTCCAAGTGTCTGCTGGTGCCACTGCAGAGCgctgctaatgctaatgctaacg GTGAAAATAAAACCGTCTCCATGGATGCGACAGGTGAAGCCACGACTCTGCACAGTGAGCACTCCACTGCCTCCCCTCCCACGAAGGATGATATCCCAGACCACAAGTATGCTCGGCCCTCTTCGCCGTCGCCGCCCCGCGCCGCCTCAACTGCGGGGGGCCGAGTCTCACGGCGCCGCAACAGCAGGTCGGCAACAAAACTCAGCGCGTCTCAGAGTGAGACAGCACAAAGTTACTACCAGTGTTCGCGGTGTGGAATGCTGTTTCCCAACACAGAGCGACTCTCTGACCACGAGAGGAAGTCTCACCCGGTGTGCTCGGTTTGCGGAACAGAATTTACCAGCCACCTCAAACTCCGCGAACATGTGACGAAAGAACACGGGCTGCTGCCGTACACCTGCGACTACTGCCCCAAGAGGTTCAACCACAAGGCTCACCGCAACCTGCACGTGAAGGCGCGGCACACCGGGGAGAAAACCTGCCACTGCGACGTCTGCGGCAAAGGTTACTCCTGCATCAGCATGATGAAAACACACAGGATGACCCACTTCGAGAAGACGTTCATCTGCGACGTCTGCGGAAAGAGCTTCTACCACGCCGGTCACCTGACGCGCCACAAAGTGGTGCACCAGGAGGAACGGCCGTACCAATGCTCCACCTGCGGGAAAGGCTTcaaccaggccgccaacctgcaCACCCACCAGGCCATCCACACCGGGGAGCGGCAGCTCTGCTCCATCTGCGGCAAGAGCTTCCGCTTCCTGAAGAACCACGTCATCAGCAAACACTCAAACGATCTCCCTGTCGGCGAGCTGCCGGCCAGAGATGTCATCATCACCTGCGAGGTGTGCGGGAAGACGTTCCCTCACTTGTCGTATTTTAAAATTCACCAGAGGAGGCACACGGGTGAGAAACCGTTCCCCTGCGACATCTGCGGAAAGAGTTACTCTATGAAGCAACAGCTGAGGGACCACAGGTACACCCACACCGGGGAGAAACCCTACAGGTGTACCCTCTGCTCCAAAACCTTCCACCTGGCCACCAGCTTCATGAGGCACCGTAGCATCCACACCGGAGAGACACCGTACAGCTGCCTCGACTGCGGCAAACACTTCCGCCTGCTCACCTTCCTGAAGGCTCACCTACAGACCAAAGCTCACCTGAAGCAGACACAGACCGccacctctgacctctga